The bacterium genomic interval AATCGGTCCAGCCACCCTTCTCTGCCACATTCGCATATCCAGTGGCGTTTGGTTTCAGATATCTGACCTCAAAATGTAAATGTGGCCCCGTGCTGACTCCTGTATTTCCTGAGAGACCGATAAGGTTTCCTTCCGAGTAAGAATAATTTAGCTTTGCCTGCTCCGCTGGTAGTACACCATCTTTCAATCGAAGATGGCCATACACTGTAGTTAATTTGCCAACCGGTTTTCCATTATCATCGTTTATTGAATCAGTAAGATAGACAGCATTTCCATAGCCACTTATCTTTCCAGTGTATGTTACTATACCCTCGTGAGCTGCCATTACCGGCGTACCCTCACCTACCTTAACATCAACCCCTGCATGGACTTTAGTGCCTCTTAGCCATCTGAACCCAGAAGTTATACGGTTATATTGGGAAACTGGATAGTAAAATTTAATCTTCTTAGCTGCTTCAATGGCCTTTTCAGCTTGGGCAGCAAACTTAGCACCATCTTTTTTATAATATTTAGGGTGCA includes:
- a CDS encoding M23 family metallopeptidase; this encodes MSKKWISWFTIAAFLLAIAAPAQAITTPKSRVLTEEEMAEIVGKGGIGEYIVGGLVLAAIGYAIFGGDDNTPKEEDAGSVAVPNDYGVIEREGTIKYPTSDPNYLMHPKYYKKDGAKFAAQAEKAIEAAKKIKFYYPVSQYNRITSGFRWLRGTKVHAGVDVKVGEGTPVMAAHEGIVTYTGKISGYGNAVYLTDSINDDNGKPVGKLTTVYGHLRLKDGVLPAEQAKLNYSYSEGNLIGLSGNTGVSTGPHLHFEVRYLKPNATGYANVAEKGGWTDYGFCYANPAVHGLNWEQTQAPSQQVQTIEDFEEYMRHRYGWY